A window of the Tunturibacter empetritectus genome harbors these coding sequences:
- a CDS encoding amidohydrolase family protein, with protein sequence MSTIDVHSHVLPDIYLNALQKAGITNIDGFSTPDWSVEDHLKMMDSHKIQACVLSLSSPGLEFAEPGLAAELARTINILFSEIICDNPARFGAFALLPLPNVEAALQEIDYALDVLKLDGVGLFTNYGGVYLGDPRFAPVLDELHRRRAVAFVHPTTPAGSDRLTLGYPAPMLEYPFDTTRMAVSLLDTDTIERCSHVRFIFSHGGGALPLLVPRIGPLMVAKNGGNKLSALINIMRVERQVKSCFFDLTAATSPAYLAALKETHDPSRLLMGFDFPFMPPVSIGRAKDGVSDFEGFSEQEKSAIDQTNAEKLFPRLIKAIEQASRSAADR encoded by the coding sequence ATGTCAACCATCGATGTTCATTCTCATGTTCTACCCGACATTTACTTAAATGCGCTTCAGAAAGCCGGCATTACAAACATAGACGGTTTTTCTACGCCCGACTGGAGCGTTGAAGACCATCTCAAGATGATGGATAGTCACAAGATTCAGGCGTGTGTTCTGTCCTTATCATCTCCGGGATTAGAATTTGCGGAGCCCGGCCTTGCGGCCGAGCTTGCCCGAACCATAAATATCCTATTTTCGGAAATCATTTGCGACAACCCAGCTCGATTCGGTGCGTTCGCGTTGCTCCCCCTTCCGAACGTCGAAGCCGCGCTCCAAGAGATCGACTATGCCTTGGATGTGTTGAAGCTAGATGGTGTAGGACTCTTCACGAATTACGGAGGCGTATATCTTGGTGACCCGCGATTTGCGCCGGTACTCGATGAACTGCACAGACGGCGGGCCGTCGCATTCGTGCATCCGACGACGCCTGCAGGTTCCGACCGTTTGACGTTAGGCTATCCGGCACCGATGCTCGAATATCCTTTCGACACGACGCGTATGGCCGTCAGTCTGTTGGACACAGATACGATCGAGCGCTGCAGCCATGTCCGCTTTATTTTCTCTCATGGTGGAGGCGCACTGCCTCTGCTTGTACCGCGGATTGGCCCACTTATGGTCGCTAAGAACGGAGGCAACAAGCTCTCTGCCCTTATCAATATCATGCGGGTTGAAAGGCAAGTAAAATCCTGTTTCTTCGACCTTACAGCCGCAACCAGCCCAGCCTATCTCGCAGCGCTCAAAGAAACGCATGACCCTTCCAGGCTCTTGATGGGATTCGATTTCCCATTCATGCCGCCGGTTTCAATCGGCAGGGCCAAGGATGGCGTGAGTGATTTCGAAGGTTTCTCTGAACAGGAGAAGTCTGCCATCGATCAGACAAACGCAGAGAAACTCTTTCCTCGCCTGATAAAAGCGATCGAGCAGGCGTCCCGCTCCGCAGCAGATCGCTAG